In Candidatus Accumulibacter cognatus, the genomic window GTCGTAGACGCGACAGCCCCCGCTCGGCGCTTCCTGACCGTCTGCATGGGCCTCGTTCTCGACGGGTGCCAGCACGCGAGCCGCCGGCTTCGTGTCGGCACAGTCAGACAGCAACTCACCGGCGTCGATCAGCAGGGACAGGTGCGCCGCGCTCCACCCCCTATCGATCAGGTCGGCAGCGTCGTCACCATCGGCCAGCGGCTTACCCGGCGTCAGTTCAGGCTTGCCGTTCTCACCGCTGGCGACCTTGGCCAAGGCGCCGAGATTCACCCGATGCACCTCTGCGGCGCCGATCGCCTGCAGGCGATTGGCGACCCGCTGCATGGCCTTGGTGCCCGCTTCGTCCGCATCCGCCCACAGCCACACCACACGCCCGGCCAAGGGCCGCCAATTGGCCTTGTCCACTGCATTGCCGCCACCCTGCCAGGCCATTACCACCGCATCCGGCAACAGCAGCGCCGCTGCGTCGCGGGCCTTTTCCCCCTCGGTCACGACAACCGGCGCGGCCGGCAGCGATACCAAGCGATCGAGCCCCAGCAAGGGGCGCGGTTCGCTCGGCGCCTTCCACTTCCAGACCATGCGCCCACTCGCCATCTTCCACAGCGACAGCGGGGCAAACTGCTTGCGCTCGCCGGTCGGTTCAAACCGGCAGTGGTGGAACATCACCGCTCCCGACGAATCGACATAGACCCACCGGGCGGCCGGCTTGCCGTGTCTCGGGTGCAGCGCCGGAGGCGCCGGGGCGCCAAGAGGAATCGGCATGACGCAGATCCCCTCTTCTGGCCCGGCAACCGGCTTGCTCGGCGCTTCGGTCGGCTTGGCCGGCGGCCGTGCTGCCGGTGCAGCGCCTGCCGCTTGACCGTCGCTTGTGGCGCGCCTCCGGCGGGCGTGTACTTCGACGCCCAACCGCTTGCCAAGCCGTTCGGCGGCCTCCATGTTGCTACAGTCCCACAGGTACGCGGCCAAGCTGATCAGGTCGCCGCCCTTGTCGCCCGTGGCGCCTTCCATCCAGGCGCCTTTGTCGCGATGGATGGAAAACGATCCGGGCTTGTGGTCATCCCGCTTCGGGTTGAGTGGCAGGTATTCCCGGCCGGAATTCTTGCCACCGGCCAGACCCAGGATATCCATGACCACATCGAAGCGAGCCAGTGCCGCCGTGGCAACCGGCTTGAACCCATCGTTACCCGCCATCGGGATTTGCCTCGGCTTCCTCGGATTCTCGCAGAGCATCGGCGCACACGGCCAGAAGGTGCCCAGCGCCACGAGTGGCGCTCTCACTGCTCGTCACGGCGTCGGCCGAAGCCATCGCAAAAAACGCGTCAGACAGGAAGAACAGCACATCACGAACCGCTTGCCTTGTGTCCGGGCCGGGCTGGTCCATCATCCGCAACGGGTTACTTGAACAAGTCTTATCCATGGCTGGCCTCCATGCTGTTGCTGACAACTGCGTCCACGAGGGCCTTGGCCATTTCAATGAGATACACGATTGCCCACTGCCGAGCCTCACCGGGTAACCGGTCAGAAGGCAATTCACTGGCCATATCACCGGCTGACGCCAGGAACAGCGACGCGCCTTCGAGCGCATCCGTCGGCGGCAAGCCTTCTCGGACGGTGAAATAGACGCTCGGCAAGCCAGCGGGCGCAAAGAAAGGCACGGAAACGGTAGTGTTCTCAGCCACGGCACACCCCGCTTTCGGCAACGGAGAGGAACACCGCCAGAGCGGCCGGGATCTGGTCGGCACAGCCGAACACCGCATCCTGCAGCCCATACAAGCCGTCGAGCAGTTCGCCGGTAGCGCCGGCCACGTCTGGCGCCAAGTCGGGATTGACCACCAAGCAAGCCTGGTTGATGGCATCAGACAGCACCAAGCCAGCCGCAGCCAGTGCGTGGATACCGGCAGATTCGAAATGGTCGAGCTTTTGCAGCGTGCGGGATTGGCGCGGGTCGGCGCCAAGAGGGTTTGAAGCAGCCATTGCTGGCCTCCTATTGCTTTTGAGATTGAGAACCACCCGAAATGGGGTGGGGGTGCTCTCAACGCGCAATAGTGCGTCCGGGGCCTTGCGGCTACCCGACACCCCCATTGACCGGGCCCAATGTGCAGAAGCACGGCGGGCGGAATGAGGGGTGCAAAAATCCCGGCTTCGCAGCAAGGGTGCCGGGGTGCTGCTATTGCTTTTGAGAGAGCCTTGATTCTGCGCCGGTCTGGTCGACGGTGTCAACAGATGGCGCAGTAGTGGCCTGGTGGGCTTGGAATCCGGACTCACTTCGCCACCGTCGACGGTTCGAGCAGATCGGCCAGCATATCCGGCACGGGGACGCCTTGAACCGCATCCATCGCCATCCGGTGCAGGGTGTCGTTATCCAGCGCATCCAGGCGAGAACCCAGCACCTGCAGTCGCATGGGCGCGCACAGTGCCATTTCCAGCACTATCCCAATTGGCGCAAGGTAAGACGATGAAACGCTGTCGCCGTAGTGTTCACGAAGAACGCGCAGCAGTTCCATCATGTCCGCAAGGAAGCCGCCGCAGGGGCACAGCGAACCGCCAGATGGTGTATCACCGTCATAGCGGGAGAGCTTGAGGGCAGCAAACGCCATGACCATTGCGAGCGAGCCGCCCGCATACTCCTGGTCCTCTCGGTCGCCGGATTGGCTGGTTTGGTCCGGCGCAATCGGGAACCTGAACGGAAACTGCCGCGCGTCGGGAAGCTGGGAAAAAGACCACGAATCATCAGCATTGATGCTGAACACCAGCACCTTGCGCCACTGTTCGAGCAAAGCGGCTTGAGCGTTCATACTGCACTGTCAGTCTTTTCGCCCGTGGTGTTCTGCTTGGCTTCGGCGATACGCGCCGCGATCCAACTATCTACAGATGCAGAGGGAAGGGCGGAAGAACGGGCGCTTAGCTTTACCAGCGGGCCAAGGCGCTTGGCCCGAATCTCTCGATAAACACCGGAAATTGAACATCCCATACGCCGGGCTGCTGCGGGAACTTTTTCAAGCGCTGGCGTTGGCGCCTGAGCCGTCGAACGACTGATCTGTAACATCGTTTCTCCTTCACGTTATAGCCGCTTGTGCCGGGGTGGCGCAGGGCATGTCGTGAAGCTTACCGACGCAGATCTGTCAATAAAATTTGCGAGGCTTTAGAAAAATCATTTTTCTGCTTGGTCTGCTATTTTCTTCGGACGGCCACGTTTCCCTTTCACTTGCTCCGGGGCAACCTCTCTGGCGCAACCCTCGACCCATTCGAGCGAGTACTTTCTCACGTAGCAGCTTAGGTCATTGTGTTGCGCCACGCCATGCGGTCCGGTATTTGTCATCGTAGGGTTTTTCTCCCACAACGCTAAACACTTGCCTTGGCAGTCTGCTCTGTCCTGCTGTGCCTCAGTCTTCTTACCGGCTCCTTCGGTTTGCTTCCCAATGACAACCCCGCCTGTTCTCAGCCATTCGTCGATGTAGGGATATCTTCCCGGTTTGGCACCTCGGCAGTTGAGCCAGTCGGCGCAAGCTTGCCGGTCGACACGATACAAAGTCTTGTCACGGGATCTCTCTATGTGGAAGGTGCCAACCCGTCTCCAGAATTCGTCGACATGATCCGTCATAGTAGATTTCCCCTGTATCTTCACAGGGCGAACAGAGAGCCTGCCTGCCCGGATAGCTTCGGCGACAAGCTTTTTCGCGTCGCTGTACTCGGTCTTATGCTCACCCTGCCAGCCGCCGGCCATCAATGCTGCTACTTGATCTGGCGAGAATTCTATTGGCCAGTCGGGAGAACGGAAGTTGGCAATACGTTTGGCCCTGATGAGCAGCTCGTCAGGGAGCATCTCATCCAAGCCTTTCTTGGGGCGACTGTCCGCCATTGGTCCGCGCTCCTTCGTGCGCTCCTTCAATGGGGTGCCCCGGCAGACGGGTGAAGGTGTCCCGCTTTTCGGTTCGCGGGCCTATCCGGGGCAAAACTCTAGTCACGTCTCGGCGCCGATGTCTGGCACCACTTCAAGAAACTGCCGCTACCTCAGTCGCTGGGCGCCCGGCGAGCGCCGCCCGCCAGCGTCCGGGACGCACGGGAAGCCGGCCCGTGCTTCATGCTATGCCGCAATCCGCCAGCCGTTTTCACTCTCTTCGGCGGTCATCCGTGCGTGCTCCGCATGATCGGTGTTGCTGATGCGCTCGATTGTCGAACGGATCGGGACGTTTCCGCCGATGTGCTCCAGGTAGATCAGCCGGATCATCCGATCGGCGGTCTTCGGCACGCGCCCCGTCTTTTCCCATTTGGCGACAGCTTGATCAGCGGTGCCGAGAAGTTCCCCGAGAGCGCGTTGTGACAAGTCCATTTCCTTGCGCAAGAAGCGCAGTTCGGCGCCAGTAATCCAGGCTTTCTTGGCAAGCGTTTCGCCGATCGCCCGATGGAGACCGGCAACGTCATGAATCGCCACGCCTGAGCCATAACTGGTTTCCACAATCTCATAGCCGCTAGCCAGCCAGATGTTGTGCAGCCCGCTTTCCGTATAGTGGTATTCGCTCATCTCATCACCGTAACGACAATGCAGTAATCCCCGTTTTCCTTCCTTTCAAGTACCACAGCAACCGCAATCACGTCGCCGGCGCAGCGGTGCGTCACCGTCGCTTTCCAGTCGCCACGATGCGTCAGGTGAGCCGGTTCGCTGACCGTTCCCTTTTGCAGGCAAGAAATGACCTGATTCAGGTTAATCTTGCGCTCGCGCATCCGCTGCTTGGCGTGCTGGACAACCACCACCCTCGACGAGTCCGCCGCTGCCTGACGCAGACGCTTGAGGAAATTGGCGTCGTTCAAGGCGAATGGCAGAGCAGAGACCGTATTTGCGTTCATTCCTATATATTGTATAGGTTTTGAACGACATAGCAAGGCGTCAAGGCGCGCGTGCCGATTACCGGCAGTCGCCAACGGCGCCGGGCACATCCGCCGTCGACCGCCATCCGAGCCAGTCCGCCGGCAAGATCATTGTCGACAGCAAGTACACCAGCCGGCCAGAATACGCCAGGCGCGCACCACGGGCCAAGCCGATGAAGCCCCCGGCACCTCGATCGCTACCTACTGCCAGCGGCGCCCGGTTCAGACGGCAGTCGCTCGCGATCCCGGCAGCCGGCCGGCCAAGGTACTGCCAGCCGCACGCCCATAGGCCAAGCCGATTAAGCCAGGCGCCATCGCCGTCAACGCCACCCTCTGTTCAATTAAAGCCCATTGCGCGCGCAGCCGATGCCGCAGCGGGGATAGCTTCGCGCAGTAATCTGCATTACCAAACTCATACGGCGGCGCGCCGCAAGGGGATAACGTTCCATTCGTTTCCTGTCTCACAAGCCACGATGAAAGCTGACCACAGCTCTAGCGCCTTGCGACGCTCGCTCAGGTAATCATGCTGATCGTATACGGCTACCAGTCCGCCAAGGGAGTGATTCAGGCATCGTTCAGCGACGAGAATGTCGACGCCCATTGCACCCAAGTGGCTGCGGGCCGTCGATCGCAAGTCATGCGGGGTGAAACGACGGCACTTATCCCCCAGGGAGCGGCACAGGCGATTGATTGCGACGTTCAGGGTGCTTGCTTCCATCGGTCTATCCCCGTCCGAGTCGTTGAACCGCGTTCGCACTGGCAGTACGAAGCGAGACCTGAAAGCGATCGTTTGCAGATCGATGAACCAGCCGGCAACTGGATCGGTGAGTGGAATCACGAAGCGTTTTCTGTTCTTCGACAACCCGGGAGGGATGGTCCATTCCCGCCGTTCAAGGTCAATGTGCGACCATTCGGCCAGGGTCAATTCGCCGATTCGCGTACAGGTCGCAAGAAGTACCTTGATAGCCAGCTCGTTGCTTCGGCCAATCGACGGCAGCGCCGGGAGCATGGCCCGCAACTCGGATTCGTTCAGCATGATGCGAGTGCGATTCACGGGCCGTGGACCAATGACCGCTCTGCCTGTGACATGGGCGCAGGGGCTGGCCTCGATCACATGCCGCGCGACGGCGTGCGCGAACATTTCACGCAGGACCATCAGCACCAGCCGTGCAACGTGCAGGGACTTGGCCGCCGCTGCCTCGGTGATGTCCACAATATCCGCCGGCGAGACGTCCACAGCCGGCCGGTTCCCAATCACCTTGACAACGTGGTCGCGAAGTTGCTGGCGCCGTTGCGAAACCGTCGAGGTCGCCAGACGGCCGGTTATCTTCTCCAGGTAGTCGTCTGCCAAGCGGCGAACGGTCCATGCACGTTCTCGTTCCTGCCTGTTCCGCTGCTTCTCTCTCGCCACATCCTCACCCTGCTGGATTCTCGCGCGTAGTTTGGTTGCCTCTTTGCGAGCGGCTGCCAGGGAGGTATCAGGATACTTGCCGATCGTGACTTCTCTCTGCGCCTTCACGCTTGGCAGCCGGTAACGCAAGACCCACGATCCCGACTTCTCCGCCGCTTGCTTCGCGCTCATGGTGAAGGTGAGCCCGTCGCCGTCCGACTTGGCAACAGCGGCGCCGGCAGCGATCAGGTTCCGGATCTGAACATCAGACAGAATTCCCATGACACCCTCCGGTCGGGCCACTCACCGCCGCCGCGCAGGCTGTGCTGGGCATTCCACATTCTGCACACAGGTAGGCATTTTGGCCACTGTCCCAAGTTTCTGTGGGACGGGCAAACATGACCACAGCACGCCTATGGTTAGCCAAAGTGTCCCAAGGTGTCCCAGTCAAAAAGGCCGGTGTCCCAATCTCTTGGGACAGCTCAAACCCAGCAATGGCAAGGCTTGTAGCCGTTTTATCGAGAGCGTCCCAACTGTCCCAGCAAGAAAACAGGGTAGGGATAGCGGGCGCTCGAAAGCGGCGCACTTTGATTGAATTGGTAGACGACATTTACAAATATTACATATAGATAATTTGTGTCTTGTCACCCATGGAAAGCAGCCAAACTGCCGTAGCTACTCACTGACCCTGCTAGCTACTCACCTAGCTACTCAAACAGGGCGCGATGTCATGATACGTCATGGAATGTCCAGAAACAAGAAACCCAGAAAAATCGGGGTCTTAGGTGGTGATTTGCAACGTTCTGGAACGTCTTGGAAGGTGCCTACAGGTTGCAGAATAACATGTCGAACTCGACGTCGTTATCGCAATGACGCGGCCGATGGTCGCTATCGGGTCGAATGAAGCGAATGTTCAGCGCGTACTTGTTGGCGCTGATTTCCGGAATGTAAGGGTCGTGCATTTTGAGTGAAATGCGAACCATTTGGGAACTGCTACCGCCAAGCATCAACTGGAAGGCGCCTCCGACGGCGATGTGATGCTCGGGACGGCCACTGGCGCGCAATAGGCGCAGTACGATGGTCAGCGCATCACGTAGCGGCAGCATCGGCTGCAGCCAGGCGACCAGTGCGTCACGTCGCACCCCAGGATCCTGATGCCGCCAGTAATGGTAGGAAGGCAGATCGAATTCGCAGACACCACCGGGAATGCTGGCACGACTCTTGATACTCATCAGCCAGTCGTTGTCACGAAGATGTTGGCCGATCTTGCCGGTCATTCCGAGCAGCGCTGCCGATGCCTGCTCGATCTCGTAGAGGGCACCAGAAAGCGCATCTTCAGAGATGTCCGGATTGTTGCGATAGCTCAGCAGGCTCTGGCGCTGGCGTTCGAGTTCCTGAATCAGATCCATTTTCAGGTCGGCGCGCCCAGCCACATCGAGGATCTCGAACAGGGTCAGAAGGACGACATGATGTTCCTGCGAGCCATCACGTTGCAGAAAACCGTTCGCCTTGTGGAACAAATCCTCAAGACGCAACAGTGTGCGGATGCGTTCATTGAAAGGATATTCGTATGTGATCACACAGCCGCCAGCGTGGGGAACAGGAATTTTGATAATTCTGAAGCATATGCGGCAAAACCTCAACGGCCAGCATGCGTTTTCGCCCGAGCCAGCTCAAGATAATAGCGGTGCAGAGCCTCGACTTGCGGCAACAAGGCGTCGAGCTCGCCATCATTCTGCACCAGATCATCGGCCACTGCTCGCCGCTCCCGCCGTGAGCTCTGGGTTGCCATGATCGCCTTGACGGCTTCTACGGCAAGACCGCTCCGTGCCATGACGCGAGCGATCTGAACC contains:
- a CDS encoding transcriptional regulator, with translation MSEYHYTESGLHNIWLASGYEIVETSYGSGVAIHDVAGLHRAIGETLAKKAWITGAELRFLRKEMDLSQRALGELLGTADQAVAKWEKTGRVPKTADRMIRLIYLEHIGGNVPIRSTIERISNTDHAEHARMTAEESENGWRIAA
- a CDS encoding tyrosine-type recombinase/integrase, whose product is MGILSDVQIRNLIAAGAAVAKSDGDGLTFTMSAKQAAEKSGSWVLRYRLPSVKAQREVTIGKYPDTSLAAARKEATKLRARIQQGEDVAREKQRNRQERERAWTVRRLADDYLEKITGRLATSTVSQRRQQLRDHVVKVIGNRPAVDVSPADIVDITEAAAAKSLHVARLVLMVLREMFAHAVARHVIEASPCAHVTGRAVIGPRPVNRTRIMLNESELRAMLPALPSIGRSNELAIKVLLATCTRIGELTLAEWSHIDLERREWTIPPGLSKNRKRFVIPLTDPVAGWFIDLQTIAFRSRFVLPVRTRFNDSDGDRPMEASTLNVAINRLCRSLGDKCRRFTPHDLRSTARSHLGAMGVDILVAERCLNHSLGGLVAVYDQHDYLSERRKALELWSAFIVACETGNEWNVIPLRRAAV
- a CDS encoding DUF4258 domain-containing protein, giving the protein MNANTVSALPFALNDANFLKRLRQAAADSSRVVVVQHAKQRMRERKINLNQVISCLQKGTVSEPAHLTHRGDWKATVTHRCAGDVIAVAVVLERKENGDYCIVVTVMR
- a CDS encoding DUF3077 domain-containing protein, translating into MAENTTVSVPFFAPAGLPSVYFTVREGLPPTDALEGASLFLASAGDMASELPSDRLPGEARQWAIVYLIEMAKALVDAVVSNSMEASHG
- the zapD gene encoding cell division protein ZapD, which codes for MITYEYPFNERIRTLLRLEDLFHKANGFLQRDGSQEHHVVLLTLFEILDVAGRADLKMDLIQELERQRQSLLSYRNNPDISEDALSGALYEIEQASAALLGMTGKIGQHLRDNDWLMSIKSRASIPGGVCEFDLPSYHYWRHQDPGVRRDALVAWLQPMLPLRDALTIVLRLLRASGRPEHHIAVGGAFQLMLGGSSSQMVRISLKMHDPYIPEISANKYALNIRFIRPDSDHRPRHCDNDVEFDMLFCNL